aacagttaaacgtttcTACCATTTGTTTGAACTGTCGCATGTTTCATTCTGGCCTTAACTAACCCTTTCAGTatgtaccccttttcttttatttctgcctcTCCTAATCACTCATGATTTTTCATCTtatttttgccgctcttttatttttggtactctctttttctctttttgtatgtcaatttttattttttgtcactctcttctttttttcactcttttctttcccctttcacccaaatttttttttctctttttcttttcagtttatttttcactcaattaattctatggctatgatcgaatcctatgagGATTGACTCCGTATCATGACGCCACATGAATAAGATCTTGCGTAGTTTGGGAAGATCGAAATggagtaagtaaactaatttttttttggttggaatttttggaagaaatgctttaaaagaagaaaggaaatattattttttttttgattttttgattctgatttttgttttgtttttgaatgAAATACTTATACAAATTCATTtgattttgatttgaactttgggaattttaaaattaaaaagaaaatatttttgtttgaattttcaagttttctctttttctaaagaagaaagaaaatattttttagattttggatgttgcctcttaatttttgaaagagggacttttaagaaaatattttggatttctaaatttttatttatttacgaaagtacttctaaagaaaagcaaaatatttttggaatttgtttttgacatttacgaaagaaatacttttaaagaaggaaaagaacattttttttggattcttttttttttgaaaaatacttcaaaacaaagaaaatcCATATGAAATActccagaaagaaggaaactatttttttttttttgagttttaaaaacttcccttttttgttttaaattttttaaggaaagatttctaaaggaaaatatttttggatttttaaaaattggggtcggaaccgatgaggtttgtcTATGTAtctcaagtcaccgatttattttaaatcccaaatcgaggaaatttttgactttatttaaaagtctgcgaaccaaaattTTAGATAAGGAATcctgttaacctaggagaagctgttaggcattcccggatttcgtggttctagcacggtcgcttaattattaatagttgatctaattatctgatttattacgtGTTTAAagcctattgtgcatttttaactttctaatcgcttttaattatttattgctTTAaagatttatggaattatttcttgaacaagttacgatgtCGTACGCTTGTCGTTTTAGTACACATTGCAAACTGCACCACGTGAAATGCACCCAAAATTTACAATATGTTTActattattatttgaagttgaGGTCAAGTCGCGTGAAACGCGCACTTGAATTGGGATTTACGcatcatgactatgccacgggaaccgtacccatagtcaagATGGTtcattattaatcgcgcctaaagtaTTTTAGGATGTTCATGAATTATTTTCTACTACATTTGAGATTAATGCAAGATCATGAATTAAGGAATGGAATTAATTGTGGAAGAAATTTATGATTTTAGCTATTATGAATCTATTCAAAAAGATAATTACACATTAACGTCACATCCCAACAATTTATGCCTATGTCTTTACTAACTAATGCGACTAGTAAGAGGATGAaacatatatattaaaaaaaactcCAAACTTTTAATTTCTGGCCAAACAGATTAGTTCTCCACTTAAAAAGCCAAATAGCCCAAAATCTTTATTAAATGCAAATCTCTTAACAATAAAATATTATTGGTTTAAATTCAACCACTTATTCTAATAAAATTAACTAGCAAAGAAAGACCTACCATAACAAATAAATATATTCAAAATACATTAAATCTAATTAATGTCCAAAACAATAAGCATTTGAAGTAAAATGAGGACATGACCAAACAAATATGAATTAACAAAAAATGAATCCATTATATTCTAAAATTAAAAGATAGTGAAAACGGCAAAAAATTAGAAATGAACCTCAAGGTCATGTTACTTTGAACATTGAATATTTTTCAGCATTGAAGTCAAAAACAAGGCAGGATATGTGGACAAATATGAACGAAAAACATCGTTGGAAAATCGATCAAAAACCTCAATTGTTTCTTGACCCAAAAATGTTGTTATTTTATGAGGAAAAGGAGGTTGTTTTCGAGCTACTTGATGGTTTTTTTAGCTCGTTTTTGGGATGAAATTGGAACTTTTTTTGCTGGTTTTTCATGGCGGTTCAAAGTTCGTTAATGGActatttttgtgcagattttcGGGGCTGTTTTTGAGGCTCGTTTTGGACTGTTTTGTAAAGATTTTCGGGGCTGTTTTTAGGCTCGTTTTGGActatttttgtgcagattttcAGAGCTTAGGAGGCTAGTTTTCAGcttgttttcatggtgatttttGCTGAGTTTTCAGCTGGAAAATAGAGCACGTTTTAGGGACCACAAATGGAGGAAAGATATATTTTTTAAGAGTGTAGATGCTGCATTTTTCTGAGAAAGAAGAGGAAAGAGTTGTAGtctttttttagttttttctCTCCCTCTTTCTATATTTCGGATCTCTCTCTTTCTATTctcttttcctcctttttttcttttgtgtgtgcTATGTGTGTTATTTAAGAATGAGTGGGGAGTGGGTGGGGAACATGAGTGGAGAGAGTGAGAACTTAAGTGAGGAAAGTGGGGGAAATGGGaagtgagtggagaaagtgggggaagtgggaagtggtggGAAAAGTGGGAGGATTGGGAAGTGGGTGGGAAAAGTGAAAATAAATTCAAACATAGTCAAAAATTAGCTACTCacagtgacgagagtccgtatgtagTTAAAGCATGTTTATGTCCGAAtagacttaggactttatcatgtaatatttgaattatttgaactcatTTTTGCTAGCTTAATAAAGTGAATTTATTATTGAAATTGATTTACAAATATATATTAGTTATGAGTAAAATATTTGACAAATGGTAAATGGTATATCCACTTTATGCTCATGCTCTTGTATGGAAAGTACGTGACTCGTAATTCAATAACTTCCTTTCTTTCTTGTGGAGCACGCCAAACGCCTCGGCAATATATTGAGATGCATCTCTGATTCATTTCGGTCGACCCTCGACAGTGTACACACCACTCTGGATGGGGtagtacgacctcggcataattgtGAGTTATTTCGCTAGCAATCTGAATATTCGCGAGATTTTTGCTTCTACTGATGCCTGGTATTTTATATGATATTCCTTATCCATTTGATACTGGCACTTGATATATCTAAGTTGTTGAGATAGAATACGTGATTGATAAATTTATATCTTTAAAAGAAATTTTGGGAGATTATGTAAAATGCAGTCTTACCCCATTATTACTGTTGTGCTTTATATTCGTTTATGATTTATCATACTGATTTATTAGacctctagtaagtgtcgatgtcgacccctcatcactacgtCTCCGGGGTTAGCTAGATACTTACTAAGTAcgtgttgatttacgtactcatgctacacttctgcactaaatgtaCAGGATCTGACAGGTTCATTTGGTAGCCATCTTGGCACGTAGGTGCAGTTGCTGAGGAGACTTTTGGTGAGCTGCATTTCATGCTACGTATCGCAACCCACAGAGTTTCCATCATACTATTTACTCTATCCTGTCTTATTTACATTTCGGACAAACgttgtattattattgtactccttaGTAAATGCTCTTGCACTTATGATACCGAGTTTTGGGGATACTCTAGTGATTGATATGCTTCGGtttaatattgtcatcttttattttataTCTTACTAATATTTTAAGTATTCATGATTTTGAAACGCATTGAATCCTTTACTTAATATGGCTTAtgattttcaaaataataaaatgaataattaaaCTAATAGTTTgccgttggcttgcctaacaacgaagctgggtgccatcacgatctatagcagattttggatcgtgacattgaATTAAAAGTCGAAGGGATCCCTCAAGTTTTATTAATGGAACTAATAGCACTGTCTCTCTTATTTACCAAAGAAGTGTAATTATACTCTAATATATTAAGTTATTAAATTGCCCTATTTCAAGGTTTCCGGTAAGCAATATTTTCTGACGAAGGTGAACGGTATTCTCCCTCAAAATCTGTTGGTAGGTCGATTTTTGGAATTATTCAAGTATACAACTATTTTGTTTTGTTGAAAAAAGAAGCACACAACTATATTCTCACCTAGTTTTTGGGTCCAAAATGGTTAAAATTCTCACTATCTTCTCTTCTTTCTCCTGAACTCTGTCAGCTCTCAATTTCTGTGCACTCGCCTTTATTACCGCCTTCCTCTACAATGACAACCTGTCTTTTAACTTGCATAAGATAGTGAATAATTTGACTTTTGTTAAAATTCAGATAAAAATTCAATAAATGATTTAAAAAGTCAAAGCCATTAAGACGTTTTTGGTTGGAATCTGAAAAAAAAATGTATTTGTGTTATGAATAAGattctatttagagtgaatgtctatcttgtagagagttttactttgtggctaagtcattcccccccctataaatagaggggtcttaccccattgtaaatcatcccaaaattcaataagaatttcctctctctctttctctgcaatattgttcttccacttttattgttttataacacgttatcagcacgcgactctaccgtctcaagaagattaaggtacaacttttctccttttttaattatgactgatattatgaaaagaaagttcgttgcccttgaaattttgggcaagaactatatgacatgggtgttggatgctgaaatccatttagatgcaatgggtcttggagacgccattaaagacaaaactaaagcattcacccaagactgtgctaaggccttgattttcttgcgtcatcaccttgatgaagggttgaaaatagaatatctcacagtcaaagatccacttgttttgtggaatgacttaaaggaaagatatgacaacttaaagttggtcactcttccacaagcacgatatgattgggctcatctgaggctccaagactttaagtctgtgtctgaatataattctgcaatgttcagaattacttctaaattgaaactctatggagatactatcactgattatgatatgcttgaaaaaacgttcacaacgtttcatgcctccaatatggtcTTGCAACAACAATACAGAGAGAAAGGTTTCAAAAAGTACTCTGagttgatttctcttctccttGTGGCTGAGCGAAACAATGACTTGCTCATGAGAAATCATGAAAATCGATCCACTGGGTCTACACCATTGCCTGAAGTGGATGAGGTGTATTCCCATTATGCTAAGCGTGGAAAAGGCCGTGGCCCTATTTGtggtcgtggtcatggtcgtggccGTGGCCATGGACAAGGAAGAAATTTTTCTGGTGTTAATCACCCCTCAAAGAAAAATAACCACTACAAGTGGAAAGGGAAAGATGAAAAACCAAAGGCAAATGGTTCAGAAACCGAATATTATCATTGCGGTGGAAAAGGCCATTGGGCAAATATTTGTCGTGTACCAAGacatttggttgagctttatcaagcatctctaaAGAATAAAGGTCTTGAAACCAAATTTGTCTCTGAAAATGATTTTGACATCACCCACTTGGATGTGGTTGACTTCTTTGAGCACCCTGATGGGAAAATAGACTACTTGATCTGTGATGGATCCGTGGTTAAAGAAGATTGAGtagtttaaattttatttttgccAATTCGTAGTAGTTAGTGAATAAACATCATGTAATCATAGTTCTTTACATGAGTAGTAATCATTAGTATCAATTAGTATTATTTGTTTTATGAAATAGTGTTAGTACGTTTTGATTAAATATGATtcttatatttgttttaaacAATGAACTTGATGCCTAACCAATCACGTGAACTGCAACACAAAATTCAATGTTATTACGTACATTTTTTTTACTACAGTCATTACAATttcaaaatagttatttaattgtAAAAGCTAGCAATTGCGCATGAAATGTACATTAGCATTACTAATGATAAACAACATAATCATGGCGTATAGTATCAGAGAATCATTTAATAAATAGTTTGTTTGTATTACTACTACACAAGTCTGATATAGTAGTATACTAGTTAATTTTTACGACATTTGTTTACAAAAAGGTATTGATACTTTTTCAGTTTTCCAAAAGCTTTCCAGCTAAACACTATTAGAGCAAAGTTTTTTAGttttcaccaaaaaaaaaaaacggaaaccACCTATTGAAtagattttttcaaaaatatcaaATGACGTTTGGGTAATATTTTTTTTTGCGGAAATTTCCAGTTGTTTAAAAAAATGTCTATAATAATCATTACCATACTGGGTCATAGGTGTATAGTGTGCTTATAATTGTATAATCTTTAACTACGTAATTGTTTGTATTATATATAATAAGAGTTTACTCAAAATTGCATTAAaatgtcattatcaaatcatttgtttaactttatttctttcctttttctctgaaaatattaatatttattcgTCTATTTCTTTTGTATGCCAAACCATTggaagcaaatatggatatcccataaagcaaacttggatcaaagttcaattgtaaaaatatttgtttaattgattcatgtacgacacatacaatattcaaagagaagaaatatttctctcatttaaataTGTGTAAGGCAGATGTTATTATAATTTCTGATAGTAGTAaattaattgaaggctctggaagagctatTATAACTCTGCCTAAAggaacaatacttatcatagaAAATGCAATATTCTCCTCCAAGtcaagtccaagaggaacttgttgagttttaaagatatccgtcGAAATagatatcatattgagacaatagatgagaataatcttgaatatctcatcattaccaagaatgtctctggcTAAAAGAGGGTTATTGAGAAGTTCCAATCAttatcttgtggcctgtattggacaagaattagtgcaattgaggcacattctatcttaaaccaaaaggttactgatttcaatacttttgtactttggcattatcgattgggacaccctggatcaattatgatgagacaaattatagaaaactcaaatgggcattcattaaagaatttaaagattcttttaaataatgaattttcttgcacttcttgttatcaaggcaagctaattattagaccatcaccaacaaaggttggaattgagtcccctgcgtttttggaacgtatacaaggggacatttgtggacctattcacccacctagtgggtcgtttagatattttatggtcttaatagacgcatcttctagatggtctcatgtgtgcctattgtcatctcgcaacctcgtGTTtacaaaattaatggcacaaataattcgattacgggcacaatttcccgataatccaattaagtctattagacttgataatgctactgagttttcatcccaagcatttaacGATTATTgtttatcaattgggataaaagtggaacatcctgtagctcatattcacactcaaaatggtcttgcagagtctttaattaaacgtctgcaattgatagtaagaccgttactcatgaaaacAAAGTTGtccacttctgtttggggtcacgccatt
This genomic stretch from Nicotiana sylvestris chromosome 9, ASM39365v2, whole genome shotgun sequence harbors:
- the LOC138878356 gene encoding uncharacterized protein; this encodes MVLQQQYREKGFKKYSELISLLLVAERNNDLLMRNHENRSTGSTPLPEVDEVYSHYAKRGKGRGPICGRGHGRGRGHGQGRNFSGVNHPSKKNNHYKWKGKDEKPKANGSETEYYHCGGKGHWANICRVPRHLVELYQASLKNKGLETKFVSENDFDITHLDVVDFFEHPDGKIDYLICDGSVVKED